A genomic stretch from Acidobacteriota bacterium includes:
- a CDS encoding TrbC/VirB2 family protein: MRRWPRRSPATRRGTTCDRDAGVRTRPVGSRPVGCRRRERPLDGGAPRARGLSRRTGRRPGADGVRGDGLAGLGGVRNRVTRRRTMRRYGWLRFGLTAAVLLAYGELLLAQGRSPWVQAVNNLQQAFTGPIARGLALVAIVVGGLMFAFQEGGSKQALAGIIFGLGMALGAANFITWLF; the protein is encoded by the coding sequence ATGCGGCGCTGGCCGAGGCGCTCGCCCGCGACGAGGCGGGGGACTACCTGTGACCGAGACGCTGGCGTGCGGACGCGCCCTGTGGGTAGCCGGCCTGTTGGCTGTCGGCGTCGGGAGCGTCCTCTTGACGGTGGCGCCCCGCGGGCGCGGGGGCTGTCACGGCGGACTGGCCGTCGTCCTGGCGCTGACGGTGTTCGCGGCGACGGTCTGGCAGGTCTCGGCGGTGTGCGGAACCGAGTGACGAGGAGGAGAACGATGCGGAGATACGGATGGTTGCGGTTCGGGCTGACGGCGGCGGTGCTCCTGGCGTACGGGGAGCTTCTGCTGGCGCAGGGGCGCTCGCCCTGGGTGCAGGCGGTCAACAACCTCCAGCAGGCGTTCACCGGCCCGATCGCGCGCGGACTGGCGCTGGTGGCGATCGTCGTCGGCGGGTTGATGTTCGCGTTTCAGGAAGGCGGCAGCAAGCAGGCGCTGGCCGGGATCATCTTCGGTCTCGGCATGGCGCTGGGCGCGGCCAACTTCATCACGTGGCTCTTCTGA